From the genome of Candidatus Electrothrix communis, one region includes:
- a CDS encoding cation:proton antiporter, with translation MIHDATFGIAVLLGTGLAIAKFAQMLRLPSVTGFILAGLLLGESGLGIITVDLLGHQLDHFTSIALMLIAFGIGEHVELRRLDGMGRDVAYITTFQAVIGFTLVMLVILQMTWLFSDAETITRHQLILSLLLGAISVATAPATTLHVVRELGARGPMTSTLMAVVAATDAIAIMLFGIAVSTAHNLASTDGLSIASILFCFYEIGGSLLVGVLTGLLIDKVLDKLHNNGEMLTAGLALLLLCGELTRQLHLSSLLAGMMAGFVMINRAERDVRLFRVINGFEPPIYVLFFTLAGVHLDLSALKLAGWVGLAYFIARIIGKYFGSWIGASLSGANKDVRNFLGLALIPQAGVAIGFVFMVSTDPKLADWATTITPVVLAGVVLSELCGPLLVRMTMEKAGEINQELERKQPGSALSRLLSFSSRASHGSSPALEPWTKGEMQAPASPVGMVVVGTYHFATARALARVATILAHHFDALPLAVRVHKKEEDKLSEEERQDLFLPETDEASQLGYPIHTEVLYDKRASAIIATTEKHKAKALVLGYPISRDPLKFQKILDPVASAVSCPVVAVRFVGTMTWERILIPFIQPEELEDLLPIIEAMITSCHPQLTFQHLLFADSTRDEIRAREKELESWANSTVYDADAIRCLAEASESRLESILREARHHDLIIMTASQLKGTKRRVFGSLANVVVENCRNPVFVVYSGRTKESPEASS, from the coding sequence TTGCCAAATTTGCTCAAATGCTGCGCCTGCCTTCGGTAACTGGTTTCATTCTCGCCGGGCTACTTTTGGGCGAATCCGGCCTAGGCATTATTACTGTTGACCTGCTGGGCCATCAGCTGGACCACTTTACCAGTATCGCCCTGATGCTGATCGCTTTCGGCATTGGCGAACATGTGGAGCTGCGCCGTCTTGACGGTATGGGCCGCGATGTTGCCTATATTACCACCTTTCAGGCAGTGATCGGCTTTACCCTGGTCATGCTAGTCATCCTGCAGATGACCTGGCTCTTTTCCGATGCAGAAACAATAACCCGGCATCAGCTCATTCTCTCTCTGCTTTTGGGAGCTATTTCCGTGGCCACCGCACCTGCCACCACCCTGCATGTGGTTCGTGAACTCGGTGCCCGAGGCCCCATGACCTCCACCCTGATGGCCGTGGTTGCAGCGACCGATGCCATCGCCATCATGCTCTTCGGCATAGCAGTTTCCACAGCGCACAACTTGGCAAGCACGGACGGCCTCTCGATTGCTTCCATTCTTTTTTGTTTTTACGAAATCGGCGGTTCCTTGCTCGTTGGTGTCCTCACCGGTCTTCTTATCGACAAGGTCTTGGACAAGCTCCATAATAACGGGGAAATGCTCACTGCCGGACTGGCCTTGCTCCTCCTTTGCGGCGAACTGACCCGTCAGCTTCATCTCTCCTCCCTGCTGGCGGGCATGATGGCAGGTTTTGTGATGATCAACCGTGCTGAACGGGATGTCCGTCTTTTTCGCGTCATAAACGGCTTTGAGCCACCTATCTATGTCCTCTTTTTCACCTTGGCCGGAGTCCATCTGGATCTCTCCGCCCTTAAGCTGGCCGGTTGGGTGGGGCTGGCCTATTTTATCGCGAGAATCATAGGTAAATACTTTGGCAGCTGGATCGGTGCCTCTCTCTCCGGTGCCAATAAAGACGTACGCAATTTCCTCGGTCTTGCTCTTATCCCTCAGGCCGGTGTGGCTATCGGCTTTGTCTTCATGGTGAGCACAGACCCAAAGCTTGCCGACTGGGCGACCACTATCACCCCGGTGGTGCTGGCCGGGGTTGTTCTTTCCGAGCTCTGCGGCCCCCTGCTGGTTCGTATGACCATGGAAAAGGCTGGGGAAATTAACCAGGAGCTCGAACGAAAACAGCCCGGATCTGCCCTGTCCCGTCTTTTAAGCTTCAGCTCAAGGGCTTCTCATGGGAGCAGCCCTGCCCTGGAACCGTGGACAAAGGGCGAAATGCAAGCACCTGCCTCACCGGTCGGAATGGTGGTGGTGGGCACGTACCATTTTGCTACGGCCAGAGCCTTGGCCAGAGTAGCGACAATCCTGGCCCACCATTTTGATGCACTTCCTTTGGCCGTGCGAGTGCATAAAAAAGAGGAAGACAAACTGAGCGAGGAAGAACGTCAGGATCTCTTTCTCCCGGAAACCGATGAGGCGTCGCAGCTGGGCTATCCCATACACACCGAGGTTCTTTATGATAAACGGGCCTCGGCGATCATCGCGACAACCGAAAAACATAAGGCCAAGGCCTTGGTTCTGGGCTATCCCATCAGCAGAGATCCCCTAAAGTTCCAGAAAATACTTGATCCGGTGGCATCAGCTGTCAGCTGCCCGGTGGTTGCTGTTCGCTTTGTCGGGACAATGACCTGGGAGCGCATCCTGATTCCCTTTATCCAACCTGAAGAGTTGGAAGATCTGCTGCCGATTATCGAGGCCATGATCACCTCCTGCCATCCCCAACTAACCTTCCAGCACCTCCTCTTTGCCGACAGCACCCGTGACGAAATACGGGCCCGTGAAAAAGAGCTGGAGAGCTGGGCAAACTCAACAGTCTATGATGCCGACGCAATCCGCTGTCTTGCCGAGGCCTCGGAATCCCGGCTGGAATCAATCCTCAGAGAAGCCCGCCACCATGATTTGATCATTATGACGGCTTCCCAACTTAAGGGGACGAAACGGAGAGTCTTCGGCTCCTTAGCCAATGTGGTGGTGGAGAACTGCAGGAACCCGGTCTTTGTTGTCTACTCCGGAAGGACAAAAGAATCTCCAGAGGCCTCCTCATGA